The DNA segment TGCGCTGCACGGTGTCCTGCAGCCAGGCGGGCGCATCGGCCGCGGCAGGGCGCGCCGGGGCGCCGGCGCCGGGCTGTTCCGCTCCGGAGTCCTGCCCGGGCTGCCGGGGGGTATCGCCGTCCTGGCGCGCCAGGGAAGGCGCCTGCGGGGGCGGTGGCGCCGTGGCGGGAGCCGGGGCCGGCGGGAGGGTCGTGTCGGGAGTCGCGGCGAGGGCCGCGTCCGGCGTGGGGCCCGCGGTGTCGGCGGACGGCGTGGCGCTGTCCGGTGCAGCGGCCTGGCCGGCCGCAGGATAGTCTTTCGCTGCCAGCGCGCTGGACCGGGCCTGTCTCTCCGCCATGGCGTCCGGTCCGGGCCACGGCGGGGCCTCCTCGTCCGGGTTGCAGGCGTGGACGGGCAGCGGATGCACTGGCGAGGCTGCGGCGGGCGTGTCTGGCTCGGCGGGGCCCGCGGGCGCACGCCGCGCTGGCATTTGCAGGAAGCCGGCGGATTCCGGCATGGCGTC comes from the Paracidovorax avenae ATCC 19860 genome and includes:
- a CDS encoding type III secretion HpaP family protein, giving the protein MGQDLSQLRPGPSGSRSLAPEAVWRGPSTLPQAAGAAHRFQRHLLGDAADAMPESAGFLQMPARRAPAGPAEPDTPAAASPVHPLPVHACNPDEEAPPWPGPDAMAERQARSSALAAKDYPAAGQAAAPDSATPSADTAGPTPDAALAATPDTTLPPAPAPATAPPPPQAPSLARQDGDTPRQPGQDSGAEQPGAGAPARPAAADAPAWLQDTVQRIAWLCAQADPAFQSWSVTVPMDPAVLPESEVALTLSPYAMSLRFRTQSSESARLISLHRDPLRAQLEALGPGQRGIDIDLESPT